DNA sequence from the Vibrio sp. BS-M-Sm-2 genome:
TAGCTATCTCACGGTTATCTTAGTCAGTATCTTGATCCTTCAAGGCGTCGCTGAAAGAGCGTTGATGAAAGCTCTGCTAAAAGTCCCTGAGTCCGTTAAAGCTGAAATGTTGGATCTTGCTTATCAAGCGAATGTGTTGATCGAAGATGGAGACATGGATGAACTCGCGGATTGGGGTAATGCTCAACAGTATTATCTGTTCGTTATCGATGAAGATAATCGACCGATCACGCACCGTAACATGCATCCGCATTTTGAATTCAAATTGAAGTACTTGCGCAGCTTAGATCATCAACTGAGTGATCGTGTTAGTAAGCCTATATTCGGCCTACCTCTGAATAATGGCAACACGCTCGTAATTCAACTACCGCACCAGTTCCATCCGGCTAAATCCTTTGCTCCATACTCCTATATGATCAAAGCTTTGATTGCTCTAGTCGTATTATCGCTGTTCTCAATTATTATGGCGAAGAGCTTGCAACAACCGCTGGATAGATTGAGGGAGGCTAGCCGCAGACTTGCTCAAGGTGACTTTACTGTCAGTGTGGTTTCGGAGTTAAACTCCACGACGCGCGAGTTCAACGAACTAGCGCATGATTTTGATCATATGACATTTGAGATCAAGTCTCTGGCAGAAAAGCAGCGTCGACTGATTCGTGATGTATCACATGAGCTGAGAACACCATTAGCAAGGCAAAACCTCGCATTACACTTACTACGCAATAAGGTGGATGAGAAAAGCTTAGGATTGCTTGAACGGATGGAAAATGAGACAGAAGAGATGAATAAGCTGGTGGGTGAGATACTTGAGTTCAGCCGACTAGAAACGTCTCGCTACGACTCTAAGTTAACGCTAATGCATCTTGAGCACTACTGTTCGATGCTGATTGCCCAAATGCAAAGTGATTTAAAAACCAATCAAACTTTAATCGGAGATTTAGATACTCCGACTTCAATGGTAAATATTGATGAGCGACTGTTGCTAAGGGTTATCGGCAATTTGGTGGGTAACGCCATTAAATACGCTGGTGATAGTGCGCATGTTGTCGTCACTACATATGAACAGGTCATAGACAAACGTTACAGCGTCATATCTGTAGAAGATGACGGAGATGGTATTCCTGATAACAAAATAGCAGGGATTTTCGATCCCTTTACACGAATTGAGTCAGCCCGTGATAAACAGTCTGGTGGTTATGGTCTTGGGCTTGCGATTGTTAAAGAAGCAATGGGTGTGATGAATGGGCACGTTACTGCTGAGAATAGAGAAGGTGGGGGACTCAGGGTCAATCTTATGTTCCCAATCGACGATTAATTTAAGTACTTTTTCTAGAGATAGTTAATACCGAATACGAATTCAAAAAACGATACCCAATAAAAAACGCCACTGCATCTGCAGTGGCGTTTCTGTTTATGCGCTTTTTGTGAGTTAAGGTGTAGCCATTAATTACACCTTAGCTCGAAGGCAAGAGCGTCAGAGAAACTAGATTATGCCTGTTGGCGTGCTAGCTTAACTTCTTCTTCTTTCTCGCCAGCAGCTGGGTCGTTGAAGCGAGACTCATCAAGAGCACCTTCAGACTTCGCCACGATGATAGATACGGCACTATCACCTGTGATGTTTACAGCGGTACGAATCATATCAAGAAGGCGGTCAACACCCATGATTAGAGCGATACCTTCAAGCGGTAAACCAACTTGGTTCAATACCATCGCTAGCATAACAAGACCAACACCAGGAACACCTGCGGTACCTACAGACGCCAGTGTCGCCGTTAGGATAACCATCAGGTAATCGCCCATAGTCAGGTCGATGTTGTAAG
Encoded proteins:
- a CDS encoding histidine kinase sensor domain-containing protein: MSAKLVRCPEFIAKRKDGLTFQLFSYLTVILVSILILQGVAERALMKALLKVPESVKAEMLDLAYQANVLIEDGDMDELADWGNAQQYYLFVIDEDNRPITHRNMHPHFEFKLKYLRSLDHQLSDRVSKPIFGLPLNNGNTLVIQLPHQFHPAKSFAPYSYMIKALIALVVLSLFSIIMAKSLQQPLDRLREASRRLAQGDFTVSVVSELNSTTREFNELAHDFDHMTFEIKSLAEKQRRLIRDVSHELRTPLARQNLALHLLRNKVDEKSLGLLERMENETEEMNKLVGEILEFSRLETSRYDSKLTLMHLEHYCSMLIAQMQSDLKTNQTLIGDLDTPTSMVNIDERLLLRVIGNLVGNAIKYAGDSAHVVVTTYEQVIDKRYSVISVEDDGDGIPDNKIAGIFDPFTRIESARDKQSGGYGLGLAIVKEAMGVMNGHVTAENREGGGLRVNLMFPIDD